In Dyadobacter sp. NIV53, a single window of DNA contains:
- a CDS encoding fibronectin type III domain-containing protein, with protein MKKSLRIIVLAGLWFGAPALKASDLDPKLSTGTSTHKTELTPHHDGRHYFISHSAPTGQPTQADIDAAISDATGQGRIIKVITGGLNIPAAMKEVTSLPVIFRTVINDYSYDITVISMNFTPTGATLNIGCRFTVPNTPTNLYFGANGVPVSGKSGFKGDLPILESSLSEANTAQLDDPSNLLVGQTKFTEFVLPGFKDHLFMGLGKASKMDLSCGAFGNFTLSGYVKAGQLVEKEGADGQYTADGKPLLLVFDNQQTADWKDIFFDAKVSSGFHAAGYDDLGFHFGADNPAKIDLSNLRNPDNLPSCAQVSAENWQGVAFPTFKVRLPGFFKLRSGTSLAMGSVAPATGKNLFMDANGLIGNVAAENVYTLQQGYTDEVNKYDMSLDNLTATYTCNGQVTVSMLGKIGLPWCGAAAKSTTPQLDYSFRYSNNRYEVFIKDTGAGTFSSNKYALSTGSDIIFNVNDNGLSVKASLAEKPLLSVDVYGNSICKDFPAKLSASQCTGKQLLWSTGDTGSTLTIKPLVTTTYSVKCQDNYCVAAVSDSIKITVYESLPSPTLVSGRDAFCRPEGTDLRADNCVGKMEWQLPGSSSFKEYGTDQRFQNASFPDINQTSAFTYSTRCNLNGCLSPVAVKSVTVNPEPAVPDLYSNAANNTIDRNGLVSLGGSCDGGARLIWENLAQSTLSLSNTSTYNAVCRNDATGCQSRTSSSITISVLYFPPGAPSNLTFPGAGTNYLTLTWQDNSNNEDGFQIFRSTSPSFVNPQIAGSVAANTTSFQDNNLLEGVTYYYQVIAHNKYDHGYSGWAGKSTLLKPTAPELSAVSSRIVRGTNANVNGSCKTGSLVWTVPVGYGGGERNQTEEVTYWAKCVSNGVDGPGSSITVYVYDAKPGVPVLSAVNTRIPMGGKANVTGVCPSGTALVWTVPVGFGGGLLKQEVNTTYWAKCVGSGGESDGASIAVNVYNPCEGFASPAISGTNNTVKGENFTLTASGCADGSSYSWEPQGNVRFDNGVSSNEISIQSDTNFKVSCRRDNCYSESSRYVSASDRTNPCEGFASPAISGTNNTVKGENFTLTASGCADGSSYSWEPQGNVRFYNGVSSNEISIQSDTNFKVSCRRDNCYSESSRYVSASDRTNPCDGFASPAISGTNNTVKGENFTLTASGCADGSSYSWEPQGNVRFDNGVSSNEISIQSDTNFKVSCRRDNCYSESSRYVSASDRTNPCEGFASPAISGTNNTVKGENFTLTASGCADGSSYSWEPQGNVRFYNGVSSNEISIQSDTNFKVSCRRDNCYSESSRYVSASDRTNPCDGFASPAISGTNNTVKGENFTLTASGCADGSSYSWEPQGNVRFDNGVSSNEISIQSDTNFKVSCRRDNCYSESSRYVSASDRTNPCDGFASPAISGTNNTVKGENFTLTASGCADGSSYSWEPQGNVRFDNGVSSNEISIQSDTNFKVSCRRDNCYSESSRYVSASDRTNPCEGFASPAISGTNNTVKGENFTLTASGCADGSSYSWEPQGNVRFDNGVSSNEISIQSDTNFKVSCRRDNCYSESSRYVSASDRTNPCDGFASPAISGTNNTVKGENFTLTASGCADGSSYSWEPQGNVRFDNGVSSNEISIQSDTNFKVSCRRDNCYSESSRYVSASDRTNPCEGFASPAISGTNNTVKGENFTLTASGCADGSSYSWEPQGNVRFDNGVSSNEISIQSDADFKVTCSKNGCNSESGWHVKAGDSVRPIPKPNVNPTYTHMCAGSSVNISITGCPGNNFSWRDIYRNQSGSQNGTSYTADHPSYYALACLVDGRSGDGVTVDVLETQAPSAPSLSGPDEVLPGEAFTLKATGCAGTFNWSPGNYNAALRILPYGESAINASIHSDTQFSVSCTKDGCTGPPVSKVVRVISDTFPNWQQTTEVCNRTGRIWQDMNPNSKTRFQKQCRMPTVKCITYNVSVNTSERLTDPKDPNSDYNNNPDTCTNCIIYRNCSGELQVGDICCGTYNYPLEALEGSVTCRGCTAFPK; from the coding sequence ATGAAAAAATCATTACGCATCATCGTACTTGCAGGATTATGGTTTGGGGCTCCCGCTTTAAAGGCTTCCGATTTGGATCCCAAATTATCGACAGGGACGTCAACACACAAAACAGAATTAACTCCGCACCATGATGGCCGGCATTATTTCATCAGCCATTCGGCCCCGACAGGACAACCAACTCAGGCTGACATTGATGCAGCTATATCCGATGCAACCGGACAGGGGCGGATCATAAAAGTAATAACCGGAGGGCTTAATATTCCCGCAGCTATGAAAGAGGTCACGAGCCTGCCGGTTATTTTCCGGACTGTGATCAACGATTATTCCTACGACATTACGGTGATTTCTATGAATTTCACCCCAACCGGCGCTACACTCAATATTGGTTGCCGGTTCACTGTTCCCAACACGCCGACCAATCTTTATTTTGGAGCGAATGGTGTCCCTGTTTCGGGTAAAAGTGGTTTCAAGGGTGATCTCCCGATCCTGGAATCATCACTCAGTGAAGCAAACACAGCGCAGCTGGACGACCCTTCCAATTTGCTGGTTGGGCAGACAAAATTCACGGAATTTGTTTTACCAGGCTTCAAAGACCATCTTTTTATGGGTTTGGGAAAGGCGTCTAAGATGGATCTTTCCTGTGGCGCTTTCGGGAATTTTACTTTGTCAGGATATGTAAAAGCAGGCCAGCTGGTTGAAAAAGAAGGAGCGGATGGACAGTATACAGCCGATGGCAAACCCTTGCTGCTCGTTTTCGATAACCAGCAAACGGCAGACTGGAAAGATATTTTCTTCGATGCCAAGGTATCATCAGGTTTTCATGCTGCCGGTTACGATGATCTGGGATTCCACTTTGGGGCTGATAACCCGGCTAAAATTGATTTAAGTAATCTTCGTAATCCTGATAACCTGCCGTCCTGTGCCCAGGTTTCTGCGGAAAACTGGCAGGGAGTTGCTTTTCCAACCTTTAAGGTGCGGCTTCCCGGTTTCTTTAAATTGCGTTCGGGCACGTCTCTGGCCATGGGCAGCGTGGCTCCGGCCACCGGAAAAAACCTGTTTATGGACGCCAATGGACTGATCGGCAATGTGGCAGCCGAAAATGTATACACTTTGCAGCAGGGCTATACGGATGAAGTCAACAAATACGATATGTCTCTGGACAACCTGACGGCTACTTACACCTGTAACGGGCAGGTAACGGTTTCCATGCTGGGTAAGATAGGGCTTCCATGGTGCGGAGCGGCGGCAAAATCGACCACACCGCAGCTTGATTATAGTTTCCGGTATAGCAATAACCGTTACGAAGTATTTATCAAAGATACGGGTGCCGGTACTTTCAGTTCCAATAAGTATGCGCTTTCAACGGGATCGGATATTATTTTTAATGTCAACGACAATGGGCTTTCCGTTAAAGCAAGTCTGGCTGAAAAGCCCCTGCTTTCAGTGGACGTTTATGGAAACAGCATCTGTAAGGATTTTCCAGCCAAACTTTCGGCCTCTCAATGCACAGGTAAACAATTGCTTTGGAGCACGGGTGACACGGGTTCAACGCTTACCATAAAGCCACTGGTTACGACAACCTACTCAGTCAAATGCCAGGACAATTATTGCGTTGCGGCAGTTTCTGATTCTATAAAAATAACAGTTTATGAATCCTTGCCAAGCCCGACACTTGTTTCCGGGCGTGATGCTTTCTGCAGACCTGAAGGTACAGATCTTCGGGCAGACAATTGTGTTGGAAAAATGGAGTGGCAGCTGCCGGGCAGCAGTTCTTTTAAAGAATATGGCACCGATCAGCGTTTTCAAAACGCCAGCTTTCCTGACATCAACCAGACTTCCGCATTTACTTATTCAACCCGCTGTAACCTGAACGGATGTTTGAGCCCGGTCGCAGTCAAATCCGTGACGGTCAATCCTGAACCGGCAGTACCTGATCTTTATTCCAATGCGGCCAATAACACCATCGACCGGAATGGCCTGGTAAGCCTGGGCGGAAGCTGCGATGGCGGCGCCCGTTTGATCTGGGAAAATCTGGCACAAAGTACACTTTCATTATCCAATACCAGCACTTATAATGCAGTTTGCCGAAATGATGCTACCGGCTGTCAAAGCCGGACGAGCAGCAGTATTACGATCAGTGTTTTGTATTTTCCGCCCGGAGCCCCTTCAAATCTCACTTTTCCAGGTGCAGGAACAAATTATCTTACCCTTACCTGGCAGGACAATTCTAATAATGAAGACGGGTTTCAGATCTTCCGTTCAACTTCGCCTTCCTTTGTTAATCCTCAGATTGCGGGTAGTGTTGCGGCCAATACAACATCTTTCCAGGATAATAACCTTTTGGAGGGTGTAACCTATTATTACCAGGTTATCGCACATAATAAATATGATCATGGGTATTCGGGGTGGGCGGGTAAGAGCACGCTGCTCAAACCGACAGCACCGGAATTGAGCGCAGTAAGTTCACGAATTGTCAGAGGAACCAACGCCAATGTAAACGGATCTTGTAAGACTGGTAGTTTGGTCTGGACTGTCCCTGTTGGTTATGGGGGCGGAGAAAGAAATCAAACTGAAGAAGTAACCTACTGGGCTAAATGTGTGAGTAATGGTGTGGATGGACCCGGCTCAAGTATCACTGTTTATGTTTATGATGCAAAACCGGGTGTCCCGGTTTTGTCAGCGGTAAATACCAGGATACCAATGGGGGGTAAAGCAAATGTAACGGGCGTTTGTCCTTCAGGAACAGCTCTGGTTTGGACTGTGCCTGTTGGTTTTGGCGGTGGGCTTTTAAAACAGGAGGTTAATACAACTTATTGGGCCAAATGTGTTGGTAGCGGTGGGGAAAGTGATGGGGCGAGTATTGCAGTGAATGTATACAATCCCTGTGAGGGCTTTGCCTCTCCGGCAATATCGGGCACCAACAATACGGTCAAAGGGGAAAATTTCACCTTGACCGCGAGCGGTTGTGCCGACGGCAGCTCATACAGCTGGGAGCCACAGGGCAATGTCCGGTTCGACAACGGGGTCTCCAGCAATGAAATCAGTATCCAGTCTGACACCAATTTTAAGGTAAGCTGCAGAAGGGACAATTGTTACAGCGAATCGAGCCGTTACGTTTCTGCCAGTGACCGCACCAATCCCTGTGAGGGCTTTGCCTCTCCGGCAATCTCGGGCACCAACAATACGGTCAAAGGGGAAAATTTCACCTTGACCGCGAGCGGTTGTGCCGACGGCAGCTCATACAGCTGGGAGCCACAGGGCAATGTCCGGTTTTACAACGGGGTCTCCAGCAATGAAATCAGTATCCAGTCCGACACCAATTTTAAGGTAAGCTGCAGAAGGGACAATTGTTACAGCGAATCGAGCCGTTACGTTTCTGCCAGTGACCGCACCAATCCCTGCGACGGCTTTGCCTCTCCGGCAATCTCGGGCACCAACAATACGGTCAAAGGGGAAAATTTCACCTTGACCGCGAGCGGTTGTGCCGACGGCAGCTCATACAGCTGGGAGCCACAGGGCAATGTCCGGTTCGACAACGGGGTCTCCAGCAATGAAATCAGTATCCAGTCTGACACCAATTTTAAGGTAAGCTGCAGAAGGGACAATTGTTACAGCGAATCGAGCCGTTACGTTTCTGCCAGTGACCGCACCAATCCCTGTGAGGGCTTTGCCTCTCCGGCAATCTCGGGCACCAACAATACGGTCAAAGGGGAAAATTTCACCTTGACCGCGAGCGGTTGTGCCGACGGCAGCTCATACAGCTGGGAGCCACAGGGCAATGTCCGGTTTTACAACGGGGTCTCCAGCAATGAAATCAGTATCCAGTCCGACACCAATTTTAAGGTAAGCTGCAGAAGGGACAATTGTTACAGCGAATCGAGCCGTTACGTTTCTGCCAGTGACCGCACCAATCCCTGCGACGGCTTTGCCTCTCCGGCAATCTCGGGCACCAACAATACGGTCAAAGGGGAAAATTTCACCTTGACCGCGAGCGGTTGTGCCGACGGCAGCTCATACAGCTGGGAGCCACAGGGCAATGTCCGGTTCGACAACGGGGTCTCCAGCAATGAAATCAGTATCCAGTCTGACACCAATTTTAAGGTAAGCTGCAGAAGGGACAATTGTTACAGCGAATCGAGCCGTTATGTTTCTGCCAGTGACCGCACCAATCCCTGCGACGGCTTTGCCTCTCCGGCAATCTCGGGCACCAACAATACGGTCAAAGGGGAAAATTTCACCTTGACCGCGAGCGGTTGTGCCGACGGCAGTTCATACAGCTGGGAGCCACAGGGCAATGTCCGGTTCGACAACGGGGTCTCCAGCAATGAAATCAGTATCCAGTCTGACACCAATTTTAAGGTAAGCTGCAGAAGGGACAATTGTTACAGCGAATCGAGCCGTTATGTTTCTGCCAGTGACCGCACCAATCCCTGTGAGGGCTTTGCCTCTCCGGCAATATCGGGCACCAACAATACGGTCAAAGGGGAAAATTTCACCTTGACCGCGAGCGGTTGTGCCGACGGCAGCTCATACAGCTGGGAGCCACAGGGCAATGTCCGGTTCGACAACGGGGTCTCCAGCAATGAAATCAGTATCCAGTCTGACACCAATTTTAAGGTAAGCTGCAGAAGGGACAATTGTTACAGCGAATCGAGCCGTTATGTTTCTGCCAGTGACCGCACCAATCCCTGCGACGGCTTTGCCTCTCCGGCAATCTCGGGCACCAACAATACGGTCAAAGGGGAAAATTTCACCTTGACCGCGAGCGGTTGTGCCGACGGCAGTTCATACAGCTGGGAGCCACAGGGCAATGTCCGGTTCGACAACGGGGTCTCCAGCAATGAAATCAGTATCCAGTCTGACACCAATTTTAAGGTAAGCTGCAGAAGGGACAATTGTTACAGCGAATCGAGCCGTTATGTTTCTGCCAGTGACCGCACCAATCCCTGTGAGGGCTTTGCCTCTCCGGCAATATCGGGCACCAACAATACGGTCAAAGGGGAAAATTTCACCTTGACCGCGAGCGGTTGTGCCGACGGCAGCTCATACAGCTGGGAGCCACAGGGCAATGTCCGGTTTGACAACGGGGTCTCCAGCAATGAAATCAGTATCCAGTCTGACGCTGATTTCAAAGTGACTTGTAGTAAAAATGGCTGCAATAGCGAATCGGGCTGGCATGTTAAGGCAGGCGATAGTGTTCGACCTATTCCAAAGCCCAATGTGAATCCTACTTATACACACATGTGCGCCGGAAGTTCAGTTAACATTAGCATCACAGGATGCCCTGGAAACAATTTCTCCTGGAGAGACATCTATAGAAATCAAAGCGGCAGCCAGAATGGAACCAGCTACACGGCAGACCATCCGTCTTATTATGCATTAGCCTGCCTGGTCGATGGTCGCTCCGGTGATGGCGTAACTGTTGATGTGCTGGAAACTCAGGCTCCCTCAGCTCCATCGCTTTCCGGGCCTGATGAGGTATTACCCGGGGAGGCCTTTACCCTTAAGGCGACCGGATGTGCAGGTACGTTTAACTGGTCACCAGGAAATTACAATGCCGCATTACGGATCCTTCCCTATGGTGAATCTGCTATCAATGCCTCCATACATTCGGATACGCAGTTTAGTGTAAGCTGCACGAAGGATGGCTGTACAGGTCCGCCGGTTTCCAAGGTCGTTCGGGTAATTTCCGATACTTTCCCAAATTGGCAACAAACGACCGAAGTATGTAATAGAACAGGAAGAATATGGCAGGATATGAATCCCAACTCCAAGACACGTTTTCAGAAGCAGTGTAGAATGCCGACTGTCAAATGCATTACCTACAACGTATCTGTGAATACTTCCGAAAGACTGACAGATCCCAAAGACCCTAATTCAGATTACAATAATAATCCGGATACCTGTACTAACTGTATTATTTACAGGAATTGTAGTGGCGAATTGCAGGTCGGAGATATATGCTGTGGAACTTATAATTATCCTCTTGAAGCACTGGAAGGTTCAGTTACATGCCGCGGTTGTACTGCCTTCCCGAAATAA